ACATCGCGGCGATCGGAAGATCAGCGTCTTGGGATTCACCGATGCTGTCAGGGTTCTCAGGGATTTCGACGATGATGAGGCGAGGAGCTTCGACCCCGTTCAGTTCAAAGAGGGGTGGCTCAAGGAGGATGAGGACGCGGCGACGAACATCGCCAAGGCGATCGAAACGGCCTGGGGCATCTTCCCCGCGGAGGTGAATAAGCGGATCGTGTTGCTCACCGACGGCGTCGAAACCAAGGGCGACGCCCTCCGTACGGCGCTCAGGGGGAAGGCGTTCGGAGTCCAGATCGATACGGTACCCATCTATCCCAGCGCCGAACCGGAGGTGATGGTCGAGAGGATCGACATGCCGAGCCAGGTTAAACAGGGGGAGCCATTTAACCTGGAGGTCATCGTCCGCAGCAATCACGAGGACATGGCCGAGATCAGGCTCTTCAAGAACAAGTTCGAGCTTGCCAGCCGTAAGGTGCGTCTGAAGGCGGGCGAGAACAGGATACGCTTCTCACAGACCCTGACTGAAAGCGGGATGTTGACGTATGACGCCGTCTGCCGGTCGATCAAAGATACGCTTTACGACAACAATCACGCCCTCGGAATAGTGGCCGTTTCGGGGAAGCCGAAGGTCCTGCTGATCGAGGAGGACGAGCCTCAGGCCAGATATCTGGCGACCGCCCTGGAGGAGGCCAAGATACAGGTGGACATCCGAAACGGCCTCGGCGTGCCGAGGGAGCTGCCGGATATTCAGAACTACGACCTCGTGATCTTCAGCAACGTCCCGGCTGAGAGGCTGAGTCGGAGGCAAATGGAGCTCGTACGCGCCTACGTTCAGGATCTAGGGGGTGGATTCATGATGTTGGGAGGCGAAAACAGCTTCGGTCTGGGCGGCTATTACAGGACGCCCATTGAGGAGATCCTGCCGGTGAGGTGCGAGGCGGAGAAGAAGAAGGAGGCTCCGAGCCTCGCCATGGTGCTCGTGATAGACAAATCGGGAAGCATGGGCGGCATAAAGATCGAGCTGGCTAAGGAGGCCGCCAGAGCCTCCGTCGAGCTGCTCGGCCGAAGGGCGATCCGATACTCGTGAGCTGGCGATACGGGCTCGGCAAGTCCGTGGCCTTCACATCCGATGCGAAAGCGCGGTGG
This is a stretch of genomic DNA from Candidatus Poribacteria bacterium. It encodes these proteins:
- a CDS encoding VWA domain-containing protein — encoded protein: MMEIARPFLLLLLLLLPLLYYGYRRSLVDLPRFQRIINLIVRSLILILLILSLAGLQYLTRNDRLAVIFLVDLSDSISQEGLRKAKDYIEEAMKHRGDRKISVLGFTDAVRVLRDFDDDEARSFDPVQFKEGWLKEDEDAATNIAKAIETAWGIFPAEVNKRIVLLTDGVETKGDALRTALRGKAFGVQIDTVPIYPSAEPEVMVERIDMPSQVKQGEPFNLEVIVRSNHEDMAEIRLFKNKFELASRKVRLKAGENRIRFSQTLTESGMLTYDAVCRSIKDTLYDNNHALGIVAVSGKPKVLLIEEDEPQARYLATALEEAKIQVDIRNGLGVPRELPDIQNYDLVIFSNVPAERLSRRQMELVRAYVQDLGGGFMMLGGENSFGLGGYYRTPIEEILPVRCEAEKKKEAPSLAMVLVIDKSGSMGGIKIELAKEAARASVELLGRRAIRYS